The Nostoc sp. 'Lobaria pulmonaria (5183) cyanobiont' genome window below encodes:
- a CDS encoding serine/threonine-protein kinase, whose protein sequence is MSLCINPVCPKPNHPNNHQNRFCQSCGSHLELLGRYRVTCLMSDKTGFSKVYEAYEQDTPKILKILKEDLSGDAKAVELFQQEVTVLGQFKHPGIPKEDSYFQYQTRNGLVLHCIAMEKIDGYNLEQWLQQQNSPISQEQAINWLRQLIEILDVVHSKQYLHRDIKPSNIMIRSPLEQDWGNLVLIDYGTASEINKIYQDQLSNGDKMPALMSSGYSAPEQMNGQAVPQSDFFALGRTFVFLLTGYHPLEMYDVQQNLLHWQNHATHISPLLLNLIDWLTASEIEKRPASTQEILHSLEEIETQLTDTTPTNSNIIESSNVEHLTGDINNNSLHPNKQPEKVPILGFFAVLLVILGLLSIVALATRKSDVFETSDYRQYPEKKGNIDYFSYQEGRDSQGRIAEFNIAVLSLKYKWLLGSNFQIKYNDEIISIDLLKLNLEQEGIEKIIEAPNEIISVGTASCKGDRLVQERVALERSKQIQILVKNLFINTPSVKSYRLLNLGQFQRSDCQAKDLTTYQTSVIIIGVKRESSGVILDEALRNRLEKKPFADFKLEDYSLGSAQKFKTIPSNL, encoded by the coding sequence ATGAGCCTTTGTATCAACCCTGTTTGCCCTAAACCAAATCACCCGAATAATCATCAAAACCGCTTTTGTCAAAGTTGTGGTTCCCATCTAGAATTACTAGGGCGTTATCGGGTGACGTGCCTGATGAGTGACAAAACAGGTTTTAGTAAAGTTTATGAGGCATACGAGCAAGATACCCCCAAAATTCTCAAGATACTCAAAGAAGATTTATCAGGCGACGCCAAAGCAGTAGAACTATTTCAGCAAGAAGTAACCGTGTTGGGACAATTCAAGCATCCCGGAATTCCCAAAGAAGATAGTTACTTCCAGTATCAAACTCGAAATGGTTTAGTGTTGCATTGCATTGCAATGGAAAAAATCGATGGCTATAACTTAGAACAATGGCTACAGCAGCAAAATAGCCCTATATCCCAAGAACAAGCCATAAACTGGTTAAGACAGTTGATAGAAATTTTAGATGTAGTACATAGCAAACAGTACCTACATCGAGATATTAAGCCATCTAACATCATGATTAGATCCCCCCTTGAGCAGGATTGGGGGAATCTAGTACTGATTGATTATGGCACCGCCAGTGAAATTAATAAAATCTACCAAGACCAACTAAGCAACGGCGACAAGATGCCAGCACTTATGTCATCTGGCTACAGCGCCCCAGAACAAATGAATGGTCAAGCAGTACCGCAATCAGATTTCTTTGCTTTGGGACGCACTTTTGTATTTTTGCTGACAGGATATCATCCTTTAGAGATGTATGATGTCCAGCAAAATTTGTTGCACTGGCAAAATCATGCTACCCATATTTCACCCTTACTATTGAATTTAATTGATTGGCTAACAGCATCGGAAATAGAAAAACGTCCTGCCAGTACTCAAGAAATTTTGCATTCCCTAGAAGAAATCGAAACTCAATTAACAGACACGACTCCGACAAATAGTAATATCATAGAATCTTCTAACGTTGAACATTTAACTGGAGATATTAATAACAACTCATTACATCCAAATAAGCAGCCGGAAAAAGTGCCTATATTAGGATTTTTTGCAGTTCTATTAGTAATATTAGGATTACTTAGTATAGTGGCTTTAGCCACGCGGAAATCAGATGTTTTTGAAACATCTGATTACAGACAATATCCAGAAAAAAAAGGTAATATCGATTATTTTTCTTATCAAGAAGGTAGGGATAGCCAGGGAAGGATAGCTGAGTTTAATATAGCCGTTTTATCACTGAAATATAAATGGCTTTTAGGTAGCAACTTTCAAATTAAATACAATGATGAGATTATTAGTATTGACCTTTTGAAGTTGAACTTAGAACAAGAAGGTATAGAGAAGATAATAGAAGCTCCCAATGAGATTATCTCTGTTGGCACAGCTTCTTGTAAAGGTGATAGATTAGTTCAAGAACGTGTGGCTTTAGAACGTTCTAAACAAATACAAATTTTGGTCAAAAATTTATTTATTAATACACCAAGTGTCAAAAGTTATCGCTTATTGAATTTGGGTCAATTTCAACGGAGTGATTGTCAAGCAAAGGATTTAACGACATATCAGACAAGTGTAATAATTATTGGTGTTAAAAGAGAATCATCAGGTGTTATTCTTGACGAGGCGCTACGGAATAGATTAGAAAAGAAGCCTTTTGCTGATTTTAAATTAGAAGATTATTCTTTGGGGTCTGCACAGAAGTTCAAGACTATACCGAGTAATTTATAA
- a CDS encoding alpha/beta fold hydrolase has protein sequence MPVRQTLSKPDIQLSYLEWNQGQEPLLLLHGLGDHALVWSSLGDYLAAEYHIVAPDMRGHGQSSKPEIDYSFESAIADLEALMDSLGWTFAHIVSHSWTGKLAAIWARQNPKRLRSIILVDPIFIWKMPSLLRVTFPMLYRFLPFLKSMGPFASQEEAEQQARQLKQYQGWTPLQEQVFQAGIEQKPDGSWGSKFTIAARDGIFEAVMQVPGFTITLDTPALFVQPQQGLNHQNWQIQPYKTYLQNLRICQVPGNHWPFLTQPEAFNQTVAAFLAEHK, from the coding sequence ATGCCTGTACGTCAAACTTTATCAAAGCCTGATATCCAACTTTCTTATTTAGAATGGAATCAAGGTCAAGAACCTTTACTGCTGTTACATGGCTTAGGCGATCATGCTCTGGTGTGGTCTAGTTTAGGAGATTACTTGGCGGCGGAATACCACATAGTTGCGCCAGATATGCGTGGACATGGCCAAAGTAGTAAACCAGAGATAGATTATAGCTTTGAGAGTGCGATCGCAGACCTTGAAGCACTCATGGATAGTCTTGGATGGACTTTTGCCCATATTGTAAGTCACTCGTGGACAGGAAAATTAGCCGCTATCTGGGCAAGACAAAACCCAAAGCGTTTACGGAGTATAATCCTGGTCGATCCAATTTTCATCTGGAAAATGCCTAGTCTTCTCAGGGTAACTTTCCCAATGTTATATCGCTTCTTGCCTTTTCTTAAAAGCATGGGCCCCTTTGCCAGTCAGGAAGAAGCCGAACAACAAGCACGGCAATTAAAGCAATATCAAGGATGGACTCCCTTACAAGAGCAAGTTTTCCAAGCAGGAATAGAACAAAAACCCGATGGGAGTTGGGGCAGCAAATTTACCATAGCCGCCCGCGACGGAATTTTTGAGGCAGTAATGCAAGTGCCTGGTTTTACAATTACCCTTGACACCCCTGCCCTATTCGTCCAACCACAACAAGGACTGAACCACCAAAATTGGCAAATTCAACCTTACAAAACTTATCTTCAAAACTTACGTATCTGCCAAGTTCCCGGCAATCATTGGCCGTTTTTGACACAACCAGAGGCATTTAACCAAACTGTGGCAGCTTTCTTGGCTGAACACAAATAA
- a CDS encoding SagB/ThcOx family dehydrogenase, with the protein MPELHQSIAQHYHERTKYNPETLASKSQRLDWTKQPVPFKEYKIGSTFDLKPYIQEKTETYANNPDAQWWQRLSRLLFRSYGLTAKMPSMGSAVYLRAAPSAGGLYPAEVYVVSRGTSLLPPGLYNYQCRTHSLMHYWESDVWQTLQAACFWHPSLENTQLAIIVTAVFYRSAWRYEDRAYRRIFLDTGHLLGNIELASAVTDYRPHLIGGFVDESVNDLLYVDPQQEGAIAVLPLADLLDVNQNLPLGCTALPSATETSYPQIPDGELLTYFHRHTQIQSGVTGNLNLPTIKQEKSLEDKYNFPFCLKIPTTTAPINWGQKLSELESTMYKRRSTRAYNGDDLSFDELKSLLDFTYQPQNYIDQSLDISPDYFDLNLIETFIAVCGVKGLEAGCYYYAPKAQELRQIRFKNFRRELHFLCLGQELGRDAAAVLFHTADLKAAIAQYGDRVYRYLHMDAGHLGQRLNLAAIHLNVGVSGIGGFFDDQVNEVLGIPADEAALYITTLGRPR; encoded by the coding sequence ATGCCAGAATTACACCAATCAATTGCCCAGCATTATCACGAACGGACTAAATACAATCCTGAGACTCTCGCTTCCAAAAGTCAGCGATTAGACTGGACTAAACAGCCAGTGCCCTTCAAAGAGTACAAAATTGGCTCTACTTTTGATCTCAAACCCTATATCCAAGAAAAAACAGAGACTTATGCGAATAACCCAGATGCTCAATGGTGGCAAAGACTTTCACGGCTATTGTTTCGCAGTTATGGATTGACGGCGAAAATGCCTTCTATGGGTAGTGCAGTGTATTTACGCGCTGCTCCCAGTGCAGGCGGACTATACCCTGCTGAGGTGTATGTGGTTTCCCGTGGTACGTCGTTATTGCCGCCTGGTCTATATAACTACCAGTGTCGAACTCATTCTCTCATGCATTATTGGGAAAGTGATGTTTGGCAAACTCTCCAAGCAGCTTGTTTCTGGCATCCTTCTTTAGAAAATACCCAATTAGCAATTATTGTGACTGCGGTATTCTATCGTTCTGCGTGGCGCTATGAAGATCGGGCTTACCGTCGGATTTTTCTGGATACGGGACATCTGTTGGGTAATATCGAGTTAGCTAGTGCGGTTACTGATTATCGCCCCCATTTAATCGGCGGCTTTGTCGATGAATCGGTCAACGATCTGCTTTATGTCGATCCGCAACAAGAAGGTGCGATCGCTGTCTTACCTCTGGCAGACTTGTTAGATGTTAATCAAAATTTACCATTGGGATGTACTGCTTTACCTTCGGCTACCGAAACTAGTTATCCTCAAATCCCCGATGGCGAGCTACTAACATATTTCCATCGACACACCCAGATCCAATCAGGTGTAACTGGTAATCTTAATCTACCAACTATTAAACAAGAAAAATCTTTAGAGGATAAATACAATTTTCCTTTCTGTTTAAAAATTCCCACCACCACTGCACCGATAAACTGGGGACAAAAACTATCAGAACTGGAAAGCACTATGTATAAGCGACGCTCTACCCGCGCTTACAATGGTGATGATTTAAGCTTCGATGAATTGAAAAGTTTACTCGATTTCACTTACCAGCCGCAAAATTACATCGACCAAAGTTTAGATATTTCTCCAGACTACTTTGATTTGAATTTAATCGAAACGTTCATTGCTGTTTGCGGAGTCAAAGGATTGGAAGCGGGTTGTTACTATTACGCACCCAAAGCCCAAGAATTACGTCAAATTCGCTTTAAAAACTTTCGGCGAGAGTTACATTTTCTCTGTTTAGGACAAGAATTAGGGCGGGATGCAGCAGCGGTATTATTTCATACAGCCGATTTGAAAGCTGCGATCGCACAATATGGCGATCGCGTTTACCGTTACTTGCACATGGATGCCGGTCATTTGGGACAACGCCTCAATTTAGCTGCAATACACCTGAATGTAGGCGTCAGTGGTATCGGTGGATTCTTTGACGATCAAGTAAATGAAGTTTTGGGTATTCCTGCTGATGAAGCTGCTTTATATATCACTACATTGGGACGCCCAAGATAA
- a CDS encoding ABC transporter ATP-binding protein, giving the protein MTNDYLLEVQNVHAGYIKDVDILQGVNFQVAPGELVTVIGPNGAGKSTLAKAIFGLLLPHTGTITFKGENIVGLKSNQIVQRGMCYVPQIANVFPSLSVEENLEMGAFVLNVPLKPIKDKIFIMFPRLSDRRRQRAGTLSGGERQMLAMGKALMLEPGLLILDEPSAALSPILVTQVFEQIKQINQAGTAIVLVEQNARKALEMANRGYVLESGRDAISGPGEELLNDPKVGELYLGAGKRH; this is encoded by the coding sequence ATGACAAATGATTATTTATTAGAAGTTCAAAATGTCCACGCTGGATATATCAAAGATGTAGATATCCTGCAAGGTGTAAATTTTCAGGTTGCACCAGGGGAATTGGTGACAGTGATTGGCCCCAACGGTGCGGGTAAATCTACTTTGGCAAAAGCAATTTTTGGGCTTTTGCTCCCCCACACAGGCACAATTACCTTCAAAGGTGAAAATATCGTGGGGCTAAAGTCCAATCAAATTGTCCAACGAGGAATGTGCTACGTACCGCAAATCGCCAATGTTTTCCCTTCTCTGAGTGTTGAAGAGAATTTGGAGATGGGTGCTTTTGTGCTTAACGTTCCTTTGAAACCAATTAAAGATAAAATATTTATTATGTTTCCTAGATTAAGCGATCGCCGTCGTCAACGTGCTGGTACTCTCTCTGGAGGAGAACGCCAGATGCTAGCGATGGGCAAAGCTTTGATGTTGGAACCTGGTTTGCTGATTTTAGATGAGCCATCTGCTGCTTTGTCGCCGATTTTGGTGACACAAGTGTTCGAGCAGATTAAACAAATTAATCAGGCAGGTACTGCGATCGTATTAGTAGAACAAAATGCTCGTAAAGCTTTAGAGATGGCTAATCGTGGATATGTATTAGAATCGGGACGTGATGCGATATCCGGCCCTGGTGAAGAATTGTTGAATGACCCGAAAGTGGGTGAGCTATATCTGGGAGCAGGTAAGAGACATTAA
- a CDS encoding indolepyruvate ferredoxin oxidoreductase subunit alpha — MPHTIVTEVCEGVADCVDACPVACIHDGPGKNAKGTDWYWIDFATCIDCGICLQVCPVEGAILPEERPELQKTP; from the coding sequence ATGCCGCATACAATTGTTACAGAAGTTTGTGAAGGCGTCGCTGACTGCGTAGATGCCTGTCCAGTAGCTTGTATTCATGATGGCCCAGGCAAAAATGCCAAGGGAACTGATTGGTACTGGATTGACTTTGCCACTTGCATCGACTGTGGCATCTGTCTCCAAGTTTGCCCAGTAGAAGGGGCGATTCTTCCAGAAGAACGACCGGAGTTGCAAAAAACCCCATAA
- the hpxZ gene encoding oxalurate catabolism protein HpxZ, which produces MTTINDPTIVAEVTDLYLKYEEALCNNNLEVMDSLFWDAPEVVRFGITENLYGGDEIRNFRQNRPSPKIEREILNLKVVTFGKDAATVTLEFRRIINGLERFGRQSQTWYKFTEGWKVVSAHVSLLPV; this is translated from the coding sequence ATGACTACTATAAATGACCCTACTATTGTCGCTGAAGTAACTGATTTGTACCTCAAGTATGAAGAAGCTCTTTGTAATAACAATTTAGAAGTGATGGACAGCTTGTTTTGGGATGCGCCCGAAGTAGTGCGGTTCGGCATCACAGAAAACCTCTATGGCGGTGATGAAATTCGTAACTTTCGCCAGAATCGACCAAGCCCAAAAATAGAGCGAGAAATCTTGAATCTCAAGGTTGTAACCTTTGGGAAAGATGCAGCAACAGTAACTTTAGAATTTCGCCGAATCATCAATGGTCTAGAGCGTTTCGGGCGACAAAGCCAGACTTGGTACAAGTTTACCGAAGGATGGAAGGTGGTTTCAGCGCACGTTTCATTATTGCCAGTGTGA
- a CDS encoding MFS transporter, translating to MNSVTNHAGLLIVVLGSGLCFLIDSISYIAVIIALLAIRLTSRKAIISTRKPLEELKTSFKYAFGFLPIRSVLIGSALVCCVWGFYLALGPIFAKEILQGGPNTFGFLMTASSLGTLAGGIYLTKHSNVLESGKVLALGICFMGVSLIIFALSRVFWLSLLSLFTAGFGFILQIIAGRTLLQLLVSDENRGQITGLYVMASTGAVPIGNLIAGALASKIGSSNTVILGASICIAGSIFFMQQISTFRDLVRLNLRTEGA from the coding sequence CTGAACTCGGTTACAAACCACGCAGGTTTGTTGATTGTGGTGCTGGGATCGGGGCTATGTTTCCTGATTGATAGCATCAGTTACATCGCTGTAATTATTGCCCTCCTAGCAATACGGCTGACATCTAGAAAAGCCATCATTTCCACACGCAAACCTTTAGAAGAATTAAAAACTAGTTTTAAATATGCCTTTGGGTTTTTGCCAATTCGCTCAGTCTTGATTGGTTCGGCTTTAGTCTGCTGTGTGTGGGGATTTTACTTAGCCTTGGGACCGATTTTTGCCAAAGAGATTTTGCAGGGTGGCCCTAACACCTTCGGCTTCTTGATGACAGCTTCCAGTTTGGGAACCTTAGCAGGTGGTATCTATTTAACTAAGCACAGCAATGTACTGGAATCGGGTAAAGTTCTAGCATTGGGTATATGTTTTATGGGAGTAAGCTTGATTATTTTTGCCCTATCTCGTGTATTCTGGCTTTCACTGCTCTCATTATTTACAGCTGGTTTCGGCTTTATTTTGCAGATAATTGCCGGACGCACTTTGCTTCAGTTGTTGGTGAGTGATGAAAATCGCGGACAAATTACAGGTCTTTATGTTATGGCATCTACAGGCGCAGTACCTATAGGTAACTTAATAGCTGGCGCACTAGCAAGCAAAATTGGTAGTAGCAATACTGTCATCCTTGGTGCAAGTATTTGTATTGCAGGCTCAATTTTCTTTATGCAACAAATCTCCACCTTCCGCGATCTGGTTCGTCTGAATCTACGTACTGAAGGAGCTTAA
- a CDS encoding HAD family hydrolase: MPFSAILFDLDGTLTDPKPGITSCIQYAVSELGYKPRRFVDCGAGIGAMFPD, from the coding sequence ATGCCTTTCTCTGCTATCCTTTTTGATCTTGACGGGACTTTGACAGATCCTAAACCTGGCATTACTAGTTGTATTCAGTATGCGGTCTCTGAACTCGGTTACAAACCACGCAGGTTTGTTGATTGTGGTGCTGGGATCGGGGCTATGTTTCCTGATTGA
- a CDS encoding DMT family transporter: protein MLGILTVLLSSFVLTFHNVTVRVLFSEHLVLGLFLLGGYVKPDLQNSFLLMFMRMLLVVPLMASLSFKLYPSALKEFQDLFTRDRRDVLIQALGCGVLMFVYIASLYIAIGLIPTGIALTLFFTYPVFTALLSWRFFGDRPTLFRWLVMAIILVGSALTIPQSSATYTSHTIAIGIFASFGAGIVYAFYCIIAQKCLEKFHPIPFTWISFASTLLLSGVSLLFWPANNAQLDWTPLWIGSIFSGLVSFLGHTLNNVGIRMVGASTASIIGSSSPALTALVAWITISETLNVIQSVGIGVVTLGIALLSAEGFIKSLKLRG, encoded by the coding sequence GTGTTGGGCATCCTAACGGTTCTACTATCCTCCTTTGTTTTGACGTTTCACAACGTTACTGTCCGAGTTTTGTTTTCAGAACATCTCGTACTAGGTTTATTTTTACTCGGTGGATACGTTAAACCGGATTTGCAAAATTCATTCTTGCTGATGTTCATGCGAATGCTGCTGGTAGTTCCACTCATGGCATCTCTATCATTCAAGCTATATCCATCTGCTCTTAAAGAATTTCAAGACTTGTTTACCCGCGATCGCAGGGATGTTCTGATTCAAGCTCTTGGCTGTGGGGTGCTGATGTTTGTGTATATTGCCTCACTCTACATTGCTATTGGCTTGATTCCCACAGGCATTGCTTTGACCCTTTTCTTCACCTACCCCGTATTTACAGCGCTGTTGTCTTGGAGGTTTTTTGGCGATCGCCCCACATTGTTCCGTTGGCTGGTAATGGCTATTATTCTGGTGGGAAGCGCTCTCACCATTCCTCAATCTTCTGCCACCTACACCAGTCATACCATTGCGATCGGCATTTTCGCTAGTTTTGGCGCTGGAATTGTTTATGCCTTTTATTGCATCATTGCTCAAAAATGTTTAGAAAAATTCCATCCAATTCCCTTTACCTGGATCAGTTTTGCCTCCACTCTATTGCTTTCTGGTGTTAGCTTACTGTTCTGGCCAGCTAATAACGCCCAACTTGATTGGACACCCCTATGGATTGGTAGCATATTTTCCGGTCTTGTCAGCTTTCTCGGACACACTCTAAACAATGTGGGGATTCGGATGGTTGGCGCTTCTACCGCTTCCATAATCGGCTCTAGCAGTCCAGCATTGACGGCGCTAGTTGCATGGATAACCATTAGCGAAACTTTAAACGTGATTCAAAGTGTGGGGATTGGTGTTGTCACATTGGGCATCGCCTTACTTAGTGCAGAAGGCTTTATTAAATCGCTCAAACTTAGGGGTTAA
- a CDS encoding glutathione S-transferase family protein — MKLFYTPNSPYARIARVARLELNLCVGVARRRHRIETQKVIARDPNSDLLNYNPTGKVPTLATDDGFILSETRIICAYLNHLNPEIKLVADNSNGFLQQLEGMTSGFIDGIAVWVRELRRPHSEQSPGAIEFERERALRILDYFEKISDKLDQTPKLDHITLASALGLEIRLPNLQWRQKYSKLANWYDEFSKLPSIQATRPES; from the coding sequence ATGAAACTCTTTTATACACCTAACTCTCCCTATGCACGCATTGCACGGGTAGCAAGACTAGAACTGAATCTGTGCGTAGGCGTAGCCCGTCGTAGACATCGCATCGAAACGCAAAAAGTTATTGCACGAGATCCAAACAGCGACCTATTGAATTACAACCCTACAGGTAAAGTACCAACTCTAGCGACTGACGACGGATTTATCTTGAGTGAAACACGTATAATATGCGCTTATCTGAATCACTTAAATCCTGAAATTAAACTAGTTGCTGACAATTCTAATGGCTTTTTACAGCAACTCGAAGGTATGACTAGTGGGTTCATAGATGGTATTGCTGTCTGGGTGCGGGAGTTAAGGCGTCCCCACAGTGAGCAGTCTCCTGGGGCGATCGAGTTTGAGCGTGAGCGGGCGTTGAGAATTTTGGACTATTTCGAGAAGATATCAGATAAACTCGACCAAACTCCAAAACTTGATCATATAACCCTCGCCTCTGCACTGGGACTAGAGATCCGTCTTCCCAATCTCCAATGGCGGCAAAAATATTCAAAACTTGCTAATTGGTACGATGAATTCTCTAAACTACCCTCCATCCAAGCAACAAGACCAGAGTCCTAA
- a CDS encoding TauD/TfdA dioxygenase family protein: protein MGSQYFDIKPVAGRIGAEIIGVNLSSKLSDDIISDIRKTLVKYKVIFFRDQQQLDADGQVAFARRFGELTTAHPTVPSLPENPEVLDLNYGRTTSRANSWHTDVTFVDRPPLGSILRALDIPPTGGDTIWANSVTAYQDLSIHLRNLADQLWAVHSNKYDYATAFDLSEDAKAYRAVFTSTVYETLHPVVRVHPESGERGLFIGGFVRQFRGLSTTESDDILRLLQAYITRPENTVRWRWQVGDVAFWDNRATQHYAIADYGDQPRHVQRVTIVGDLPVGIDGKQSEAIKGDASEYNRREAVTA, encoded by the coding sequence ATGGGTTCTCAATACTTTGATATCAAACCAGTTGCAGGACGTATCGGTGCTGAAATTATTGGTGTTAATCTGAGTTCTAAACTCAGTGATGACATCATCAGCGATATTCGCAAGACTCTAGTCAAATACAAAGTGATCTTTTTCCGTGATCAGCAACAACTCGATGCTGATGGACAAGTCGCCTTCGCTCGTCGCTTCGGTGAACTCACTACAGCCCACCCCACCGTACCATCGCTTCCAGAAAATCCAGAAGTCTTAGACCTGAATTATGGGCGTACCACTTCCCGCGCCAATAGCTGGCATACTGATGTAACATTTGTAGACCGTCCTCCTCTCGGCTCTATCTTACGAGCGCTTGACATTCCGCCAACTGGTGGCGATACAATCTGGGCAAACTCCGTGACCGCGTACCAAGATTTATCTATCCATCTGCGTAATCTTGCCGACCAACTTTGGGCAGTACATAGCAACAAATACGACTATGCTACTGCATTTGACCTATCTGAAGATGCCAAAGCTTACCGGGCTGTCTTCACCTCGACTGTATACGAGACTCTGCACCCAGTTGTACGCGTTCATCCCGAATCTGGGGAGCGTGGGCTATTCATCGGCGGATTTGTGCGCCAGTTCCGTGGCTTATCAACAACTGAATCAGATGACATTCTGCGACTGTTGCAAGCATATATCACACGTCCTGAGAACACAGTCCGGTGGCGTTGGCAAGTTGGTGACGTAGCCTTTTGGGATAACCGGGCTACTCAACATTATGCGATCGCAGATTACGGCGACCAGCCCCGCCACGTTCAACGCGTGACAATTGTCGGCGATCTCCCAGTTGGCATCGATGGTAAACAAAGTGAGGCGATTAAAGGAGATGCTTCTGAGTACAATCGACGTGAGGCGGTAACTGCATAA
- a CDS encoding SDR family oxidoreductase gives MSLELKLSGKTAIVTGGSAGIGLATAKALYSEGVNVAMPTAASYAARNQERLENAVAAIQSLPTPGAKVIAISADLTKAEDVEKVVSTTLAQFNQIDILINNAGSARAGSFLESTDDLFLDAWNLKLLGYIRLVRAVVPHQKSRGDGRIVNIVGGAGRTPRPNFLAGGTSNAALLNFTKGISKELAEYKIRINAISPGATATERAETLARQNAQAQGITVEQVKAQNIQSIPLKRIAQPEEIAALALFLVSDLAASITGTEIIVDGGSTPGV, from the coding sequence ATGAGTTTAGAACTAAAACTATCAGGTAAAACAGCGATCGTTACAGGAGGAAGTGCGGGAATTGGATTAGCTACTGCCAAAGCACTCTATAGTGAGGGTGTGAATGTAGCGATGCCTACGGCGGCAAGCTACGCAGCCCGCAATCAAGAAAGACTAGAAAATGCAGTAGCTGCCATCCAGTCTTTACCAACTCCTGGCGCTAAAGTTATTGCCATCAGCGCTGATTTAACGAAAGCAGAGGATGTTGAGAAAGTTGTCTCCACAACATTGGCCCAGTTTAATCAGATTGATATTTTGATTAACAATGCCGGATCAGCCCGTGCTGGGTCTTTCCTAGAATCCACTGATGATTTATTTTTGGATGCTTGGAACTTAAAATTATTGGGCTATATCCGCTTAGTTAGAGCCGTCGTTCCCCATCAAAAAAGTCGCGGTGATGGGCGGATTGTCAATATAGTCGGTGGTGCAGGACGGACACCTCGTCCGAACTTCCTAGCTGGTGGTACAAGCAATGCTGCTTTACTGAACTTCACAAAGGGCATTTCTAAAGAGCTAGCCGAGTACAAAATTCGCATTAACGCTATCTCCCCTGGTGCTACAGCTACTGAGCGTGCCGAGACTTTAGCTCGGCAAAATGCCCAAGCGCAAGGCATCACCGTTGAGCAAGTGAAGGCACAAAATATCCAAAGTATTCCTTTAAAAAGAATCGCCCAGCCAGAAGAAATTGCCGCGCTGGCGCTATTTTTGGTGTCTGATCTTGCTGCATCGATTACAGGAACAGAGATTATCGTTGATGGCGGATCTACCCCTGGTGTTTAA
- a CDS encoding inorganic pyrophosphatase, translating into MRDSTDFWFKLDQLVAISNLKIDRPKGTSHPRYPSFVYPLDYGYLENTRSGDGADINVWIGSLSSKKVTAVICSVDLEKRDTEIKILLGCTSGENQAILDIHNTGSESAILLVRK; encoded by the coding sequence ATGAGGGATAGTACTGACTTCTGGTTCAAACTAGATCAGCTTGTAGCCATTAGTAATCTCAAGATAGATCGCCCAAAAGGGACATCACATCCACGTTATCCATCCTTTGTTTATCCATTGGACTATGGATACTTGGAAAATACTCGCTCTGGAGATGGAGCCGATATTAATGTCTGGATAGGTAGTTTGTCTAGCAAAAAAGTCACCGCCGTCATTTGTAGTGTTGACTTGGAAAAACGGGATACAGAAATCAAAATACTTCTGGGCTGCACCTCTGGGGAAAATCAAGCCATCTTGGATATCCACAATACAGGCTCTGAATCAGCAATATTATTGGTTCGCAAGTAA